A single Tenacibaculum sp. 190524A02b DNA region contains:
- a CDS encoding ComC/BlpC family leader-containing pheromone/bacteriocin encodes MKLSNLSQFETLNNETVETITGGAADRDSRRNDSETKDCKKGDVFKSKSGVAGQA; translated from the coding sequence ATGAAATTATCAAATTTATCACAATTCGAAACTTTAAACAATGAAACTGTAGAAACTATCACTGGCGGTGCAGCGGATAGAGATTCTAGACGTAATGATAGCGAAACAAAAGACTGTAAAAAAGGGGACGTTTTTAAGTCAAAATCTGGAGTTGCAGGACAAGCTTAA
- a CDS encoding ComC/BlpC family leader-containing pheromone/bacteriocin encodes MKLSNLKAFETLNNETIETITGGGVAGRDSRRNDSETKDCKKNDKFNAIADVQA; translated from the coding sequence ATGAAATTATCAAATTTAAAAGCATTCGAAACTTTAAACAATGAAACAATTGAAACTATCACTGGTGGTGGTGTAGCTGGAAGAGATTCTAGACGTAATGATAGTGAAACTAAAGATTGTAAGAAAAACGACAAGTTTAATGCAATAGCTGACGTACAAGCTTAA
- a CDS encoding ComC/BlpC family leader-containing pheromone/bacteriocin, with protein MKLSNLSQFETLNNETVETINGGAAGRDSRRNDSTSHDCKKNDEFQSVAAGQA; from the coding sequence ATGAAATTATCAAATTTATCACAATTCGAAACTTTAAATAACGAAACTGTTGAAACTATCAATGGTGGAGCAGCTGGAAGAGATTCAAGAAGAAACGATTCTACTTCTCATGACTGTAAGAAAAATGACGAATTTCAATCAGTAGCTGCAGGACAAGCTTAA
- a CDS encoding ComC/BlpC family leader-containing pheromone/bacteriocin — MKLSNLSQFETLNNETVQTITGGSALDSRRNDSKSHDCKKGDTFESASIAQA; from the coding sequence ATGAAATTATCAAATTTATCACAATTCGAAACTTTAAATAACGAAACTGTTCAAACTATTACTGGTGGTAGCGCTTTAGATTCTAGAAGAAATGATTCTAAATCTCATGACTGTAAAAAAGGTGACACTTTTGAATCAGCTTCTATAGCTCAAGCTTAA
- a CDS encoding ComC/BlpC family leader-containing pheromone/bacteriocin, producing the protein MKLSNLSQFETLNNEAVQTITGGSALDSRRNDSKSHDCKKGDTFTSAAVGQA; encoded by the coding sequence ATGAAATTATCAAATTTATCACAATTCGAAACTTTAAATAACGAAGCTGTTCAAACTATTACTGGTGGTAGCGCTTTAGATTCTAGAAGAAATGACTCTAAATCTCATGACTGTAAAAAAGGTGACACTTTTACATCTGCAGCTGTAGGACAAGCATAA
- a CDS encoding ComC/BlpC family leader-containing pheromone/bacteriocin — translation MKLSNLTQFETLKNETVQTITGSGVPGRDGDSRRNDSKTKDCKKGDKFN, via the coding sequence ATGAAATTATCAAATTTAACACAATTCGAAACTTTAAAAAACGAAACTGTTCAAACTATTACTGGAAGTGGAGTACCAGGAAGAGATGGTGATTCTAGACGTAATGATAGTAAAACAAAAGATTGTAAAAAAGGAGATAAGTTTAATTAA
- the gwsS gene encoding grasp-with-spasm system SPASM domain peptide maturase, with amino-acid sequence MMKQSKAEHLLLFNFCKVVKGTEKSIICDFQREKIKFIPNEMGEIITMLKEKPFNSVKEYFEEDAEVFNSYINFLISEGFAFYSKDKENFIDIENYWTSPEVINNAIIEYDFKAYNLKKVLYQLDNLCTKFIEFRFTSFTEENITEFEELLKFCSRSVLRSTRIYLPYVSKEVSKKIIALTKSFPIIDCIIFYNSKSNKSLERENQQTFFITQQLKDITNSNINRKFLVNSIEYYYECQKFNPYYNKKVSIDSKGQIKNCIKNTTVFGNVKNDSLEKVVTSKSFQEFWHVTHDQITDIQNSELRYNYIITNDLEKISDGKYKLVV; translated from the coding sequence ATGATGAAACAATCTAAAGCAGAACACTTGCTACTATTTAATTTTTGTAAGGTAGTAAAAGGAACAGAAAAAAGTATTATTTGTGATTTTCAAAGGGAAAAAATTAAGTTTATTCCAAATGAAATGGGAGAAATAATAACAATGTTAAAAGAAAAACCTTTTAACTCAGTTAAAGAATATTTTGAAGAAGACGCTGAAGTTTTTAACTCATATATAAATTTTTTAATTTCTGAAGGGTTTGCGTTCTATAGTAAAGACAAAGAAAACTTTATAGACATAGAGAATTATTGGACAAGTCCTGAAGTAATTAACAATGCAATTATTGAGTATGATTTTAAAGCATACAATCTAAAGAAAGTTTTATACCAACTAGATAACCTTTGTACAAAGTTTATCGAATTTAGATTTACTTCATTTACAGAAGAAAACATTACAGAATTTGAAGAGCTTTTGAAGTTTTGTAGTCGTTCAGTTTTAAGAAGTACACGCATCTATCTTCCATACGTTTCAAAAGAGGTTTCAAAAAAAATAATAGCATTAACAAAATCATTTCCAATTATAGATTGCATAATCTTTTATAACAGTAAGTCAAATAAGTCCTTAGAGAGAGAAAACCAACAAACGTTTTTTATAACGCAACAACTTAAAGACATTACCAATTCCAATATTAATAGAAAGTTTTTAGTTAATAGCATAGAATACTATTATGAATGTCAAAAATTCAATCCTTATTACAATAAAAAAGTTTCTATTGACTCAAAAGGACAAATAAAGAATTGTATTAAAAACACTACTGTTTTTGGAAATGTAAAAAATGATTCACTAGAAAAAGTGGTCACAAGCAAAAGCTTTCAAGAGTTTTGGCATGTAACTCATGATCAAATCACAGATATTCAAAACAGTGAATTGAGATACAATTATATTATAACTAACGATTTAGAAAAGATTTCAGATGGAAAATATAAACTTGTCGTATAA